A stretch of DNA from Microlunatus capsulatus:
CGACGGCCCCGTCACCGGCTCGGCCCGGGCGCTCGACTCGGCGACGTCGCGCCAGATCGAGCCGCAGACCGTCAGCTCGGGCAGCACCACCAGCTCGGCGCCCCGCGCCGCCGCCTCGGCCACCGCCTCGGCGACGATCCGGCGGGTCTTCGCCGGGTCGTCGATGTCGACGGGGACCTGGCAGGCGGCGACGACGGCCATCCGGGGCGTCCGGTCCGGCTCAGTCGTCCTCGGTCGCGGTGACCATGACCGCGACCGGGGCGAGGTAGCCGTTGGGGTCGAGCATCCAGCCGGCGTCGAAGGCGGCCTCGACGACGTCGGGCGCCCACTCCAGGCGCACCCGGGCGTCGCCGGCGTTGACGACGAGCAGCTCGCCCGTCCCGTCGGTGGCGGCGTCCGGCCCCGCCTCGAGCAGCTCGAAGCGGCGCCAGCTGCCGGGCAGCACGGAGAGCATGTCCTGCGGCTCGAGGACGACGGTCTCCTCCTCGGCCCCGGCGTTCAGGGTCACCTGCCAGCGGCCGGACTTCACCAGCAGCGTCTGGGTGGCGTCGTGCCGGTGCCGGAGCAGGCCCTCGCCCGGCGTCGCGCGCAGCCAGGCCATGTTGAAGCTGTGCGGCTCGTGCAGCCGGGGCACTTGGCGGCGGTCCTCGCTCATGCCGTAGCCGATGACCAGGGCCAGCTCGCCGGCCCCGCCGGGCAGGGCGTGGCCTAGCGTCGCGCGCGCGCTGTAGCGGCGGTCGCCCGCCTGGGTGACCCGCTCGCGCATCTCCTCGACGCTGTAGGTCGTGAGGTCGTCGATGTACTCCTGCTTCATCGGCTTGATGAGCGGCACGTCGGAGGGCAGCTCGTCGCCCGCGACAGTGTCGATCAGCCGGTTGTCCGCGGTCAGGTGCAGGCCGTAGGACTCGGCCTCCTTGAGCACCGACGGGCCCCAGATGATGCCGCCGGTGACGTCCTGGCCCAGCACCGTCAGCAGCAGGCCCTCGTCGGGGCCCTCGTTGGTGAAGCCGCGGAAGATCCAGCTGGGCACCGAGATGATGTCGCCGTCGTGGCTGACGTACTCGCCCTGCTTCCCGTCGACGCCCCAGCGGACGCGGAAGGTGCCGCCGAAGTTGATGAACACCTCCGCGGTGAAGTGCAGGTGCAGGTTGTTGTTGACGCCGTTCGGCATCCCCGCGGCGCCCACGTTGTAGCCGTGCGGCTCGCTGAGGTTGATGAACTGCTTGGCGTTCTGGGAGACGCCCGGGCCGATGAAGGCGTAGTTGGACTTGCGGTCCGAGCCGGGGGTGCGGCAGTCGATGAAGGCGGCGTTCTCGGCCACCCAGTCGGAGCGGCGGATGGTCCGTCGGGTCACCTCGGTGGAGGGGACGACCACGTCGGTCATGGGAGGTCCTTTCGGGAGCGGGGGACGGCGGGGCGCGGGCGCCCGGGCGTCAGTAGATGTTGGTGCTGTCGTAGGGGGTGTCGCCGCGGCGGACGGCGATCTGGGTGCGGACGGCGATCTCGTCGTAGACGCGGACCTCGCGGACGATGCGGCCGTCCTGGACGAGGAACTGGGAGACCCCGAGGATCTCCACGGGCGTCCCGGTGAGCGGGCCGAAGTCGGCGACGCCGTTGTAGAGGCCCTTGTAGACCCAGGTGACCGAGACGCGGGTCCCGGCGTAGCGCTCGGCGTGGTTGGCGGCGACGTCGCGGACCTCGAAGCTGCCCGTCGGGAACGGGCGGAGCATCCGCAGCAGCGCGCGCCGGTAGTTCTCGGGCCGGATGGCGGTCCGGTAGCCGACGGTGTGCAGGGTGAGGTCGCGGACGAAGTAGTCGTCGACGGCCTTGAGGTCGCGGCCGTTCCAGACCTGCTCGATCATCTCGAGCACCCGGGTGACCTCGGGGCGGGAGTCGTCGGGACGGGGGCCGGAGTCGCCGACGGCCAGCACGTCGGCCGGCGGCGCCTCGGTCATGCTGCCGGAGAAGCCGAGGTAGCCCTTCTCGCGGGCGACGGCGTCGGGGTCCTGCCCCAGCTGCAGGGCGATGGCGAGGGAGTCCCGGACGACCCACTCCTCCACCATCCGGCCGCGCCGGTACAGGCAGCTGGCGACGGTGCGGTGGATGAAGCCGCTGGCCGGGTCGACCGAGAGCACCAGGTGCGAGGAGAGGAAGGCGTCGTCGCCGCGGGCCTCCCAGATGACGTCCTCGGCCTGGCCGATGCGGTCCGGCGTCGAGGCGATCCGCATGAGCGTCCCGGCGACGACCTCCTCGACCCCGACCGACGTCCCGTAGGCGCCGTGCACGATCGAGTCCGGCTCGTAGTTCTCGTAGATGTGGCTGATGGAGCGGTTGACCCAGATGAGGTCCGTCACCTCCCGGATGAAGTCGTCCGGGTCCGCGTAGGGCTGGTACGCGACGGGGTCCAACGGCATGGGTCCTCCTGGTCTGGCGACGTGCGTGCACGTTGAGTGTATGCGTATGCACAGCCAGACCTCAAGGCCCGGGTCAGGGCGCGGCGCCCAGCGTCCCGCGCTCGACGAGCCGGCTGGGGAAGCGCTCGTGCCGGAAGGGGGCGGCCGGGTCCTCGATCCGGTCGACCAGCAGGCTGGCCGCGCGCCGGGCCATGGCGTCGAGGTCGAAGGCCACGGTGGTGAGCTGCAGCAGCGGCCAGCGCGCGGCCGGCAGGTCGTCGAAGCCGACGACGGAGACGTCCTGCGGCACGCGCAGGTCCAGCTCGCGGGCCGCGTTCAGCGCGCCGTAGGCCACGACGTCGTTGCCGCAGACGACGACGCCGGGCCGGTCCTCGCGCTGCAGCAGGTGCAGCGCCCCGGCGTGCCCGGTGGCGAAGTCGAAGGGCCCGCGGTAGCTGAGGGCGGCGCTGATGCTCACCCCGCCGACCGCGAGCGCGTCGCGGAGGGCGGTCTCGCGCTGCTCCGCCGTGCTCGTGTTCCGCGGGCCGAAGATGGCGCCGACGCGCCGGTGGCCCAGACCGAGGATCCGGTCGGCGAGCTGGCGGAGCCCGCCGCCGGGGTCGACCTCGGCCGAGTCCGCCTCCACCGACTCCGACGTGCGGTTGAAGTAGACGAACGGCACCCCGCGGTCGCGGAGCCGGACGGGCAGCACCGAGTCGACCGTGGTCGTGGCCAGCAGCACGCCGTCGAGGCCGTTGGCCAGCAGCCGCTCGGCCACCCGACCGGTGTCGTCGGTCTCGGTCTGCAGCACCAGCTGGTAGTCCAGCGCCTCCAGCTCGCGGTGCATGGGCGCGATGACGTGCGGGTAGAACTGGTTCTCCAGGTCGGTGAGCAGCAGGCCGATCCGCCGCGTCCGGCCGCTGGAGAGGGCCCGCCCGGTCTCGCTCGGCACGTAGCCCAGGGCCGACGCGGCCTCGCGCACCCGGCGCTTGGTCTCCTCCGAGACCTTGGGGCTGTCCCGGAGCGCCCGCGACACGGTGGGCTGGCTGACCCCGGCGAGGCGCGCGACGTCGTGGCTGGTCACCACCATGCGAGGCTCCCCTTCCGGCGGGCTGGAGGGCAGCATAACCGCCCGCGGCCCGCCGACCTTGACCCGACGCCCCGGTCCGGGGTTCACTGGTCGCATACGTATGTAGACGTTGCTGCCGCTGACGTCGCCGTCGACCTGAGGAGCCCCGCGTGCCCACCCACCTGAAGACCGGCCGGTCGAAGTCGTTCGCCGACACCAGCCAGGACGACGTGCGCGAGCGCGTGCAGGGGATCATCGCCGACATCCGCACCCGCGGGGACGAGGCCGTGCAGGAGTACGCGCAGACGTTCGACCGCTGGAGCGGTGAGTTCCGGCTCTCCCCCGAGCGGGTGCAGGAGATCATCGCCACCCTGCCGCAGCAGGTGGTCGACGACATCGTCTTCGTGCAGTCCCAGGTCCGGCACTTCGCCGAGGTGCAGCGCGCCTCGATGACCGACGTCGAGGTCGAGACGCTGCCCGGGGTCTTCCTCGGCCACCGGCACGTGCCCGTGCAGGCCGCCGGCGCCTACATCCCCGGCGGCAAGTACCCGCTCACCGCCTCGGCGCACATGACCATCGTGACCGCCAAGGTCGCCGGGGTGCCCCGCGTCGTCGCCTGCACCCCGCCCATCCGCGGCGAGATCCCCGCCGCGACCGTGGCCGCGATGCACCTGGCCGGCGCGGACGAGATCTGGATCCTGGGCGGCGTGCAGGCCGTCGCCGCGATGGCCGTGGGCACCGAGTCGATGGGTCGCGTCGACCTCATCGCCGGGCCCGGCAACGCCTACGTGGCCGAGGCCAAGCGCCAACTGTTCGGCGAGGTGGGCATCGACCTGTTCGCCGGGCCGACCGAGATCCTCGTCGTCGCCGACGAGCACGCCGACCCGTTCCTCGTCGCCGTCGACCTGCTCTCCCAGGCCGAGCACGGCCCGGAGTCCCCTGCCGTGCTGGTGACCAGCAGCGAGCGGGTCGCGCGCGAGGCCATGGACCACGTCGAGCGGATCCTGCCCGGCATGCCCACCGCCGACTACGCCGGGCCGGCCTGGCGCGACTACGGCCAGGTCATCGTCACCGAGTCCCTCGACGAGGCCTACGCGGTCGCCGACTCCTTCGCCTCCGAGCACGTGCAGATCTTCACCGCCGAGCCGC
This window harbors:
- a CDS encoding nuclear transport factor 2 family protein gives rise to the protein MPLDPVAYQPYADPDDFIREVTDLIWVNRSISHIYENYEPDSIVHGAYGTSVGVEEVVAGTLMRIASTPDRIGQAEDVIWEARGDDAFLSSHLVLSVDPASGFIHRTVASCLYRRGRMVEEWVVRDSLAIALQLGQDPDAVAREKGYLGFSGSMTEAPPADVLAVGDSGPRPDDSRPEVTRVLEMIEQVWNGRDLKAVDDYFVRDLTLHTVGYRTAIRPENYRRALLRMLRPFPTGSFEVRDVAANHAERYAGTRVSVTWVYKGLYNGVADFGPLTGTPVEILGVSQFLVQDGRIVREVRVYDEIAVRTQIAVRRGDTPYDSTNIY
- the hisD gene encoding histidinol dehydrogenase — protein: MPTHLKTGRSKSFADTSQDDVRERVQGIIADIRTRGDEAVQEYAQTFDRWSGEFRLSPERVQEIIATLPQQVVDDIVFVQSQVRHFAEVQRASMTDVEVETLPGVFLGHRHVPVQAAGAYIPGGKYPLTASAHMTIVTAKVAGVPRVVACTPPIRGEIPAATVAAMHLAGADEIWILGGVQAVAAMAVGTESMGRVDLIAGPGNAYVAEAKRQLFGEVGIDLFAGPTEILVVADEHADPFLVAVDLLSQAEHGPESPAVLVTSSERVAREAMDHVERILPGMPTADYAGPAWRDYGQVIVTESLDEAYAVADSFASEHVQIFTAEPREALEKMVHYGALFLGENTCVSYGDKVIGTNHVLPTLGAARYTGGLWVGKYLRTATYQEIRDTTSSGELGRVCGRASRVELFEGHARSGDARAARHLGDRFDWIDAALASEPAGQA
- a CDS encoding LacI family DNA-binding transcriptional regulator — its product is MVVTSHDVARLAGVSQPTVSRALRDSPKVSEETKRRVREAASALGYVPSETGRALSSGRTRRIGLLLTDLENQFYPHVIAPMHRELEALDYQLVLQTETDDTGRVAERLLANGLDGVLLATTTVDSVLPVRLRDRGVPFVYFNRTSESVEADSAEVDPGGGLRQLADRILGLGHRRVGAIFGPRNTSTAEQRETALRDALAVGGVSISAALSYRGPFDFATGHAGALHLLQREDRPGVVVCGNDVVAYGALNAARELDLRVPQDVSVVGFDDLPAARWPLLQLTTVAFDLDAMARRAASLLVDRIEDPAAPFRHERFPSRLVERGTLGAAP